In Anseongella ginsenosidimutans, one genomic interval encodes:
- a CDS encoding 3-keto-disaccharide hydrolase: MHLNSVLLPPKVLWISTLLVISPFFSRAQTVQELGDLADFKNPGPTWQMTGKVKASLENPGELILSAGNDILVNYPTRKKHGQDLYTVNEYGDMELELDYLMARGSNSGIYLQGRYELQLLDSWGVPTPSYGDNGGIYERWDSSKPKGSEGYEGRAPRQNVSRAPGVWQHLKVSFRAPRFDASGNKTENAVIEQVVLNGALIHENVVLSGPTRGAMSETEAAKGPLRFQGDHGAVAFRNIRVTVYDAGKEQANEEERSLPDPIFVDAPVNTNLRSFMDIPGGKRVVHSISAGSREQVHYTYDLDHGSLFQVWRGGFLDATPMWHSRGDGSSRPRGAKVFLGEPVLALSPLASAQANWPADTTGSSFVPDGYTLDEQNRPVFNYQINGAHVTDASRALDKGEGLLREITVTGGSGELYHLAARSEKIEQVSRELYLIGDNAWYIRINDGAKPVLREKEGQKELIIPVNQKISYSILF, translated from the coding sequence ATGCATTTAAATTCCGTGCTTTTACCTCCAAAAGTACTTTGGATTTCCACGTTACTCGTGATTTCTCCTTTTTTTTCCCGCGCGCAAACCGTGCAGGAACTTGGGGATCTGGCAGATTTTAAAAATCCCGGGCCTACCTGGCAAATGACCGGGAAAGTGAAGGCCAGCCTGGAAAATCCGGGGGAACTTATTCTTTCAGCAGGCAATGATATCCTCGTCAATTATCCCACCAGGAAAAAACACGGGCAGGACCTGTACACCGTAAATGAATACGGCGACATGGAGCTGGAACTGGATTACCTGATGGCCCGCGGTTCCAATTCGGGAATTTACCTGCAGGGGCGTTATGAGCTGCAGTTGCTGGATTCCTGGGGTGTCCCCACGCCTTCCTACGGGGATAACGGCGGCATTTATGAACGCTGGGATTCTTCCAAACCCAAGGGATCGGAAGGATACGAAGGACGCGCGCCCAGGCAGAATGTGAGCCGTGCGCCAGGTGTATGGCAGCACCTGAAAGTTTCTTTCCGCGCTCCGCGCTTTGATGCTTCCGGTAACAAAACAGAAAATGCCGTTATTGAACAAGTGGTATTAAATGGCGCCCTGATCCATGAGAACGTCGTATTATCCGGGCCAACACGCGGAGCAATGAGCGAAACGGAAGCCGCAAAAGGCCCCCTTCGTTTCCAGGGAGACCATGGCGCTGTTGCTTTTCGCAACATCCGGGTCACCGTTTATGACGCTGGCAAAGAACAAGCAAACGAGGAAGAAAGATCCTTGCCCGATCCTATTTTCGTGGATGCGCCGGTAAACACCAACCTTAGAAGCTTTATGGATATTCCCGGCGGCAAGCGCGTGGTCCACAGCATTTCCGCAGGCAGCAGGGAACAGGTACATTATACCTATGACCTGGACCACGGATCTTTATTCCAGGTATGGCGCGGCGGTTTCCTGGATGCTACCCCCATGTGGCATTCCCGCGGCGACGGTTCTTCCAGGCCGCGCGGAGCAAAGGTATTCCTTGGCGAGCCGGTCCTTGCCCTGAGCCCCCTTGCTTCGGCACAGGCTAACTGGCCCGCCGACACAACCGGCAGCAGCTTCGTTCCTGACGGATATACTCTGGACGAGCAAAACCGGCCCGTATTCAATTACCAGATCAATGGAGCCCATGTGACAGACGCCTCCAGGGCGTTAGACAAGGGTGAAGGCTTGCTTCGTGAAATTACCGTAACCGGCGGCAGCGGGGAACTGTACCACCTGGCAGCACGGTCGGAGAAGATTGAGCAGGTTAGCCGCGAACTGTACCTTATCGGCGATAATGCCTGGTACATCCGTATTAATGACGGGGCCAAGCCTGTCCTGCGTGAAAAAGAAGGGCAAAAAGAACTGATTATCCCTGTGAACCAAAAGATTAGCTATTCAATATTATTCTAA